Genomic window (Gelria sp. Kuro-4):
ACGCCGCGCGGGTAGCTGGGGGCGACGCTGCCCAGGCCTGCCGAGGTGCGCCCGGCGAGGAAGTCCCCCATGAGCTGGGCGGGGGCCCGGAAGGCGCCGCCGCCCGCCTGAAAGGCGGCCGCCTCGAAGCGGCGCTGGAACTCCACGCCGGCCAGGGGGTGGTCACTGCCAAAGTCGGCTGGGGCGACGCCCACCAGGAGGGCGCTGTTGGCATTGGGAGCGGAGCGGGCGTACTCGCTCATGCCGTTCGTCACCACGCGCCCCGGCCCGGAGGCGGCGGCCACCACCACGCCGCCGGGGCACATGCAGAAGGTGTAGGCGGAGCGGCCGGAAGGGGCGTGGTAGACCAGCTTGTAGTCGGCCGGGCCCAGGCGCGGGTGCCCGGCGAATTCTTTGTACTGCGCGGCGTCGATGAGGGCCTGGGGGTGCTCCACGCGTGCGCCGACGGAAAAAGGCTTGGGGACCAGGGTCACGCCGCGCTGAAGGAGCATGTGGAAGGTGTCGCGGGCGCTGTGGCCGATGGCCAGGATGAGGACGGAGCAGGGGAGAAGCTCCTCTTTGTTCACCCGCACGGCGGTGAGGCGACCCTCGCGGCTTACGATATCGGTTAAGCGGCTTTGAAAGCGCACCTCGCCGCCGGCGGCCGTGATGCGCCCGCGCAGGCCCTGCACCACGGCCCGCAGGCGGTCCGTGCCCACGTGGGGCTTGGCGCTGTACAGGATCTCGGGCGGGGCGCCGGCGGCCACGAACTCTTTAAGCACCTTGCGGCAGCGCGGGTCGTGGATGTTGGTGGTGAGTTTGCCGTCGGAAAAGGTGCCGGCACCGCCCTCGCCGAACTGCACGTTGCACTCCGGGTCCAGCTCGCCCGTTTCCCAGAAGCGCTGCACGCGCCGGGTGCGCTTTTCCACAGCGAGGCCGCGCTCCAGGACGATGGGTGCGTACCCTTCTTCGGCGAGCAGCAGGGCGGCGAAGAGGCCGGCCGGGCCGCTGCCTACCACCACAGGGCGGTGGGGCAGGGGCCCGCTTCCTTTCCCGGGGGGATGATACTCCGCGTCCGGGGCGCGGCGCGCCGCCTCGCCCAGGCGCGCGGCCGCGCGCGCCTCGTGCGCCACGTCGACGTCGACGGTGTAAACGAAGGTGATCTCGCCGCGCCGTCTGGCGTCCACGGCTTCCTTATGTATCTGGTAGCTCTTGAGCTCCCGTGCCGGCACGCCCAGGCGGCGCAGAAGCTTCTTCTCCAGGGCACTCTGGTCCTCGTCAAGACCGAGACGAATCCCGCTTATTCGTAGCAAACTCTAACCTCCCTCGGGCATCCTCCGTGTCCGGACGTACCGCTTAGATAATAATTTACCCTTCGTGGCCGGGTTACCTGCCTGTTGACGGCGTACAATTTTATCGGCCGGGGATTTGCCGCCGGCCGGCGCGGGCAAATCAACCCTGCTGTTTGCCTTCGACAGGCAGGTTCAGGCTGCTGATTTGACCAATATTTGTCACCATGTCTTGACAAAAGCTTACAATTTTGGCTAAAGTAGAACCAGGAACACGGAATTTGTCCAGAGTGTTCCGGTATTCCGCCTACCGTGTTAAGGGGGGTAAGAAGCGTGGGCCAGTTCATAGGTCTGGATGTGGGCTACGGTTTTGTGAAGGTGACCGACGGTGAGAGCGGGTATGCTTTTCCCAGTGTGATAGGCAACGGCCATACCAAGTCGGTGTATCGCACCTTTTCGCAGCCGGTGGAACAAATAAATCATTTACGGCTGGGCGTAGACGAGCAGCTCTATTTTGTCGGTAAGTCCGCCGTACGCCATTCCGCGTTTGCTTTCCGTGACCTTTCCACCACGCGCACCGTAGGCGGCGATCTTAAGATTCTTTTTCTAGCCGCGCTCAGCCTTTTCTGCTCCGGTCCCACGAATAAGTTCAGGGTTGTGACCGGCCTTCCGCCCGGGCGGATGTACCTTATGGATGAATTGGTCCGCCAGTTTACACGCGAGCACACCATTACGCTGTACCGCAACCAGTCGCCCGAAGAAGTCAGTGTCGCGGTGACCCATCTGGAAGTTGTGCCCCAGCCCCTCGGCACCTACTGGTCTCAGGCCTTGGATCTCTGGGGGCGGGACAGGCACGCTTTGGAAGGCGGCCGCATCGGCGTCATAGATATCGGGTTCAGGACTACGGACTTGGCCGCCATCGAAGACGGCGAGTTCATTCCCGAAAACAGTTGCACGGTTCCGGTGGGGATGGCCGGCGCCTACAGCGAGATCGGGAACAGGCTGTTGGCCGATTACGGATTGGAACGGGAGACCTTCGCTCTCGACGAAGCGGTGATTAAGGGCAGGGTCAACATAGCCGGGCGTACGGTCGACATTTCCGAGCTGCGCGACGCGGTCTTTCAACAACTGGCCACCAAGGTCCTCGTTGAGATCATGTCCAAGTGGCGGGTGCCGGAGTTTGACCACCTTTTGCTCAGCGGCGGCGGCGGTCAGGCCCTGAGCGGTTACCTGCTGCCGCAGCTTGTACAAGGTGAGCTCATATCCGACTCCTTCACCGCCAACAGTAAAGGTTATCTGTCCTGGGCCAACAGGCTCTGGGGGGGCGCGATCCAAAGTTGAGGCCGGGGGGCGAGGCAGGGGGTGTGAGCCGATGCCGGCCTGTTTTCCCCTGAATTATCTGCTGAACTGCATCAGAACGCTGGGCCGGCGCGGGCCGGGAAAGAATGCCGGGCCGGAACTTGTAATCGAAATTCACGGCAGAGTAGAAGGCGGGATCTGCAGTCACGCCGGGAAGGTGATCATCACGCCGACCGGGTTGTGCATGAGCAACATCAAAGCCGACTCTATCGATATTGCGGGGGAAGTGCATGGAGACGTCGAGGTTAAGAACCTGGTGATCGAGCCTACAGGGCGCTTGTACGGCCGGGCGAAGTACCTTAACCTGATGGTGCAGGACGG
Coding sequences:
- a CDS encoding NAD(P)/FAD-dependent oxidoreductase yields the protein MLRISGIRLGLDEDQSALEKKLLRRLGVPARELKSYQIHKEAVDARRRGEITFVYTVDVDVAHEARAAARLGEAARRAPDAEYHPPGKGSGPLPHRPVVVGSGPAGLFAALLLAEEGYAPIVLERGLAVEKRTRRVQRFWETGELDPECNVQFGEGGAGTFSDGKLTTNIHDPRCRKVLKEFVAAGAPPEILYSAKPHVGTDRLRAVVQGLRGRITAAGGEVRFQSRLTDIVSREGRLTAVRVNKEELLPCSVLILAIGHSARDTFHMLLQRGVTLVPKPFSVGARVEHPQALIDAAQYKEFAGHPRLGPADYKLVYHAPSGRSAYTFCMCPGGVVVAAASGPGRVVTNGMSEYARSAPNANSALLVGVAPADFGSDHPLAGVEFQRRFEAAAFQAGGGAFRAPAQLMGDFLAGRTSAGLGSVAPSYPRGVTPGDLGACLPPYVIETLRAAIPVWARKLQGFDLADAVLTGVETRSSSPVRIVRDENGEASLGGLYPAGGIVSAAVDGLRAAEAVIRRYAPPGSP
- a CDS encoding ParM/StbA family protein → MGQFIGLDVGYGFVKVTDGESGYAFPSVIGNGHTKSVYRTFSQPVEQINHLRLGVDEQLYFVGKSAVRHSAFAFRDLSTTRTVGGDLKILFLAALSLFCSGPTNKFRVVTGLPPGRMYLMDELVRQFTREHTITLYRNQSPEEVSVAVTHLEVVPQPLGTYWSQALDLWGRDRHALEGGRIGVIDIGFRTTDLAAIEDGEFIPENSCTVPVGMAGAYSEIGNRLLADYGLERETFALDEAVIKGRVNIAGRTVDISELRDAVFQQLATKVLVEIMSKWRVPEFDHLLLSGGGGQALSGYLLPQLVQGELISDSFTANSKGYLSWANRLWGGAIQS
- a CDS encoding polymer-forming cytoskeletal protein; the protein is MPACFPLNYLLNCIRTLGRRGPGKNAGPELVIEIHGRVEGGICSHAGKVIITPTGLCMSNIKADSIDIAGEVHGDVEVKNLVIEPTGRLYGRAKYLNLMVQDGGILASDQEENLSPPSAKAGNRPLPPEQAEKQDVLRESKPETADTDGAVAVAKLGEPREPHFYSSY